The Chryseolinea soli nucleotide sequence TATGCTTCGCAATATTCACAGCATATAAAAAAGCTGACGTTATTGGCGCCTGCACCACTTAAAAACCCTTTACCAGAAGCGGATAAAGAGCTGCAACGCAAAGAGAATTCAGCTCAGCAGGCGTTCATGGAACGACCGGAGGTTATGCAGGAGATGAACAAGTACAATCTAAATAGAACAACTCCTGAACTTAGCTCTCTGGAAGCGACCAGTAAGTTTCGTATTCAATTCGCAAAGAGAATGCTGTATGACGTCAGCAAGTGGCCGTTGTTAATGGGTGGTAGAGCTTTGTTCAAAGGTCAGGTGTTTGAACTGACGGCCCGAACCTATCCATCATCCGGGTGGGATTATTTTCAGCAGTTTAAACGTCAGGCGTATCCGGTCAGTATCATTATGGGCGATCATGATTTTTTAGATTTTGGTAATCACCTTACGAAGAAATGGGTCAGCGAAGTGCCCCGCATCAAACTGACGACCATTGAAAATGCCGGACATCTGATCTGGATCGATCAGCCGAAAGCATTTTCGAAAGAACTGCAGCAACATTTGCAGTTGTAGCTTGCCGGTTAGCCAAGAAGAGCAGTTGATCGTTTCGGTTAAGGCAGAATACACCGGGCCGGGTGATCCTTCGAGGACAAACTTATCATAACTTGGTGTTTTGCACTTCCCCATGAACATTTCCAAAATACAACCGGTCGGCCTGATCGTGGCTGTGATGCTTAGTGTCGGCTCATCGCCGACAACCGCTCAGCCGGTGACTTACCTTGTGGATAACACACACTCTTCGATCCAGTTTGCCGTGACGTTTATGAGCCTGACAGAAGTGTCGGGCCGGTTCGACCGGTTTTGCGGCAGCTTTGTGTTGAATGAGGCGGACATGCCAAAATCCAGGATCCTGCTTTTCATCGATGCTTCCAGCGTCAACACGGGCCTCGACATTCGCGATGGCGACTTGAGGAACGATTATTTCGAAGTAAAAAAATTCCCGATCATAGCCTTCAAGAGCAAATCGATCCTCAAGTCCGGGGCGAAGCGATTTGAGGTGAAGGGAGATCTGGCCCTGCATGGCGTTGTTAAGGAGATGACCCTTCTGTTGGACATTTTGGGATCCGTGAATGGTGTGGATGGGAAAGAAATGGGATTGAAGTCGAAACCTTTTTCGCTCGCGCGGAAGGATTTCAATATCAGCCTGGGCAATACCGTTGGAGACACGGTGACGGCAACGGCGCTGATCCGCGTGAGAACGTTTTACAAGGCGCGCGAAAATTTTCACAACCAGTTCCCCGCAGCGAGCGGCGCTTTGTCATTTCCATTCGATGGGATCTACGCCGACGATAAATCAAATGCGCAGATCACGTTGACAAGCTACGCGGAAAATTTCTTTATCGCATTTGCCGATAAAGATTGGCGCTGGTTCAACCGGGTTTACCAGATCGGCGACAACCGGTTTAAACTGGAAAGCTTCAGCCATACGTTCGAGTTGACCCAGACCGGCCTTCGTTACATGAATCTTGACGAGAAGGAGGCAAAAATCTTTACCCGGAAATAGAGCCGGAAATCTTTTGGCGATTATTTCAGATCACTTTATCAGGAAGAAGGTGCCGGCAAGGCTGCAAAAAAAATCATCCGTTCAAAAAAACAGAACGGATGATTTTTGTAACATGGGCTCCTATGCTGCAACGGCAATCAAAGTCTCTCTTACTTCAATACCAACGTTTGGCGGTGTACACGTCCGTCGGGGCCCGCTACGTTAATGAAGTACAGGCCCTTTGGCGCCTGCGACAAGTCGGGTTGAATGATGACGGGTGCCGTCACGTCTTTTTGATAGATGGTTTTGCCAAAAAAGTCCGTGATCGTAAGTCGTGTCGACAGCTTGGCGCCATTGGTGCCGACCTCGATGCTCGGATTGCCCGATGCGGGGTTGGGAAACACCGATAGGCTGGTTACCTGCGTCACGCTGCCGTCGAGCATGAAGCGGAGCGTTGTGCCACGCTGTGGAGCTGCAACCTCGACGACGGTGGCCAGGGGAGCGGTGAACTTCTGTTGCCATAGTGTCTTGCCGTCCGCGTCCTGGAGAGCGATAATAAAGGGCACCTTCACATCTTTCTCGGTGGCCACGTTGAGTTGAATCTTCTGGTCGCGCGACGTCATTTGCAATTTCACCTCTTCGATGCCTGCGGGAACGAGCTCCTTGTCGAATACGACAAAGTCCTGGAACACTTTCTGGGTTCCAATCGCTGTGGTGGCGATGAAGGACTGTTTGTCGTCTACCGGATAGGTGGCTTGGAAAGGTTTGTCGTACATCTGGCTCCACACTTCCTGACCGGGTTTGTCGAGCAGGGCGACACGGATCAGTGGATCGATACACGGGGGTGTGCACGGCGTGGGCAGGGTCCAGTCAACGTCTATGCCCGTCCAGCACCAATCGCGTTCGCGGGCGTAGGCATGAATGTCTATACGTTCGACTGCCGCCGGCAACACTGCACATTCGAGGGGATCGCCATAGGCATACAAGGCATAGACCGGTGCGATGACGGAGCCGGTAGACAAGACGATGTACAGTTGGCATCGATAGACGCGCTGATCGCCTCCGGGATATATCCGCGTTCCCGGCGGCAACGGAGTCGCCGTAAAGTTTGTGCCATCGTAGGCATACCACTGCGGAAAAAAGGAGCCGTCGTTCATGACGCCCCTCAATTTGCCGGCGTAGGGTTCGAGCGTCGTTTTGACATAGCGCAAACCCGAGGGTATGAACACTTCTTCTTCTGTTGTGCCGTCGTACGAATTTAGAAGACCACCGTGTTCAAATATGGGGTCAATGGGCCTGGGCTCAAAGGTGGGTATATAAAGAAGATCGTTGAAGACTTCCATGTCACATCCACCCGGCTCGCCAATGAAGTCAGGGTGGGGAGAATCGAAGTCCAATGTAACATCGACACCATCGAAGATGACGATCTGGCGGCCGCCGATGTAGGTGTAGTAACGCATGTACATCTTGTCGTTGAACAGTTTCTTGTCGCTGACAACTTCCGGGCCCCATGGCCGGATGCAACTGTACAAGAAGGACAAGGACATGCGCGAAAAACTGGTGCCGTCGTATTTTATCCAATGCGTGATCGGGTTGGCGTCGTCGATGGCAGAATCCAGTGAAATCGCTTCGATGTAAAGCACATCGTGGTAGGAGAAGGGGGTGTGTCCGATCAGCCGGATCGTCTCGCGGGGAATGAGTTCGTCGGGAATGTCGATGGGCGTAACGGTGGCGCCGTCGTAGCGCAACAGCTCGGCCCTGCCTGTGGACGTGGTGCGATCGGGCATGAAGTAAAGCATGTCCTTGAGCTGCTCGAACTGCGTGTCCTGGTAGAGATTGTAACCCTTTGGCAGGGGAACGGCCGCCACTGCGCCGTTGTATTTGTGCAGCGAAAAGCTGTTGTGCTCCGCATTCTGGAGCACGAGCATCAGGTTGTTTTGATACACCACCATTTCGGATTCCGTGGGCTGCAAACCTGCAGGCAACGTTACGGGGCTAAACTGACCGCTAACACGGCCGGCGATACAAAGGGCGAACAGGAGAAGACTCCAGGGAGAGCAAAGCGCGGGTCTGTTTTTTTTCATATAACTGTATTTGGGGGGTTGAGATAGTATATCAAGGTCGTTGGTTTTTTTTGGGGCAGGCTAAAAGGATCGTTTCATTTCCTGTGTATTTTGA carries:
- a CDS encoding alpha/beta fold hydrolase, with protein sequence MKSIGKFILPLVLGLYTISSQSQSHQDALNKTGTLQPLPALQDWFLSTGNWQDDPQLYVREFGTGKDTVIMLHGGWGGEHSELLDAVNELSHQYHFIFYDQRGSLRSPFPDSLITFNQHIADLELLRKELKINKLHIVAHSMGAVLACAYASQYSQHIKKLTLLAPAPLKNPLPEADKELQRKENSAQQAFMERPEVMQEMNKYNLNRTTPELSSLEATSKFRIQFAKRMLYDVSKWPLLMGGRALFKGQVFELTARTYPSSGWDYFQQFKRQAYPVSIIMGDHDFLDFGNHLTKKWVSEVPRIKLTTIENAGHLIWIDQPKAFSKELQQHLQL
- a CDS encoding YceI family protein, whose product is MNISKIQPVGLIVAVMLSVGSSPTTAQPVTYLVDNTHSSIQFAVTFMSLTEVSGRFDRFCGSFVLNEADMPKSRILLFIDASSVNTGLDIRDGDLRNDYFEVKKFPIIAFKSKSILKSGAKRFEVKGDLALHGVVKEMTLLLDILGSVNGVDGKEMGLKSKPFSLARKDFNISLGNTVGDTVTATALIRVRTFYKARENFHNQFPAASGALSFPFDGIYADDKSNAQITLTSYAENFFIAFADKDWRWFNRVYQIGDNRFKLESFSHTFELTQTGLRYMNLDEKEAKIFTRK
- a CDS encoding T9SS type A sorting domain-containing protein, which encodes MKKNRPALCSPWSLLLFALCIAGRVSGQFSPVTLPAGLQPTESEMVVYQNNLMLVLQNAEHNSFSLHKYNGAVAAVPLPKGYNLYQDTQFEQLKDMLYFMPDRTTSTGRAELLRYDGATVTPIDIPDELIPRETIRLIGHTPFSYHDVLYIEAISLDSAIDDANPITHWIKYDGTSFSRMSLSFLYSCIRPWGPEVVSDKKLFNDKMYMRYYTYIGGRQIVIFDGVDVTLDFDSPHPDFIGEPGGCDMEVFNDLLYIPTFEPRPIDPIFEHGGLLNSYDGTTEEEVFIPSGLRYVKTTLEPYAGKLRGVMNDGSFFPQWYAYDGTNFTATPLPPGTRIYPGGDQRVYRCQLYIVLSTGSVIAPVYALYAYGDPLECAVLPAAVERIDIHAYARERDWCWTGIDVDWTLPTPCTPPCIDPLIRVALLDKPGQEVWSQMYDKPFQATYPVDDKQSFIATTAIGTQKVFQDFVVFDKELVPAGIEEVKLQMTSRDQKIQLNVATEKDVKVPFIIALQDADGKTLWQQKFTAPLATVVEVAAPQRGTTLRFMLDGSVTQVTSLSVFPNPASGNPSIEVGTNGAKLSTRLTITDFFGKTIYQKDVTAPVIIQPDLSQAPKGLYFINVAGPDGRVHRQTLVLK